A section of the Natranaerovirga hydrolytica genome encodes:
- a CDS encoding 5'-methylthioadenosine/adenosylhomocysteine nucleosidase, giving the protein MKTIGIIGAMEEEISLLKETMLLERSEEIATMTFYEGTIKDKKVVVVRSGIGKVNAAVCTQVLIDQYNVEGIINTGVAGGLNAKVNIGDVVISKDTMQHDMDATGFGYKLGEVPRMETSIFKADEMLIELAKKASEKSNKENKVFVERIVSGDQFISSKEKKDRLLDIFNGYCTEMEGAAIAQVCYLNAVPFVIIRAISDKADDSAEINFNEFVIKAANHSCNMLQYMLEAL; this is encoded by the coding sequence ATGAAGACAATTGGTATAATAGGTGCAATGGAGGAAGAAATAAGCTTGTTAAAAGAAACAATGTTGTTAGAGAGGTCAGAAGAAATAGCTACTATGACTTTCTATGAAGGGACCATAAAAGATAAAAAAGTAGTTGTGGTTAGAAGTGGTATTGGAAAAGTAAATGCAGCGGTATGTACCCAAGTACTTATTGATCAATATAATGTAGAAGGTATTATTAATACAGGTGTAGCAGGAGGCTTAAATGCCAAAGTTAATATTGGTGATGTGGTTATTTCAAAAGATACGATGCAACATGATATGGACGCAACAGGCTTTGGCTACAAATTAGGAGAAGTTCCTAGGATGGAAACATCCATTTTTAAAGCCGATGAAATGTTAATAGAATTAGCGAAAAAAGCCAGTGAAAAAAGCAATAAAGAAAACAAAGTTTTTGTAGAGCGTATTGTCAGTGGGGATCAATTTATATCCAGCAAAGAAAAAAAAGATAGGTTGTTAGACATTTTTAATGGTTATTGTACAGAAATGGAAGGTGCAGCCATTGCTCAAGTATGTTACCTCAATGCCGTTCCTTTTGTTATTATTCGTGCAATATCCGATAAGGCAGATGATAGTGCAGAAATTAATTTTAACGAATTTGTCATAAAAGCCGCCAATCATTCTTGTAATATGCTTCAATATATGTTAGAAGCATTGTAA
- a CDS encoding shikimate kinase encodes MKNIILIGMPGVGKSTVGVLLAKTLGYEFIDTDLLIQKEKKTTLQKIINKEGIEGFLKTENEVVSQLKCHQAVIATGGSVVYGQEAMENMKALGTVVFLELPLKSLQKRLKNIKTRGVAMKEGQTLKSLFEERVPLYETYCDIKISAKNKGVEKVIEEIVKACL; translated from the coding sequence ATGAAAAATATTATATTAATAGGCATGCCAGGAGTAGGTAAAAGTACAGTGGGTGTGCTATTAGCTAAAACATTAGGTTATGAATTTATTGATACAGATCTTTTAATACAAAAAGAAAAAAAGACCACATTACAAAAAATTATAAACAAAGAAGGCATAGAAGGATTTTTAAAAACAGAAAATGAGGTGGTGTCTCAATTAAAGTGTCATCAAGCAGTGATTGCAACAGGTGGAAGTGTTGTATACGGACAAGAAGCTATGGAGAATATGAAAGCATTAGGGACAGTAGTATTTTTAGAATTACCCTTGAAAAGTCTTCAGAAGCGATTAAAAAATATAAAAACTAGAGGTGTGGCTATGAAAGAAGGCCAAACTCTAAAGTCTTTATTTGAAGAAAGAGTACCACTTTATGAAACCTATTGTGATATAAAAATTAGTGCGAAGAATAAAGGTGTTGAAAAAGTAATAGAAGAAATTGTAAAGGCATGCTTATAA
- a CDS encoding Y-family DNA polymerase, with the protein MHSKVIFHIDVNSAYLSWEATSRLQNGHSLDLRTIPSAIGGDVDKRRGIILAKSIPAKKYNIKTGESLMEAFKKCPDLKVVPPNYDLYMQCSNAMVHILKDYSPFIQRYSVDECFLDYSNMDEHFGSPVQAATTIQTRIYNALGFTVNIGISSNKLLAKMASDFQKPNLVHTLFPEEIEKKMWPLPIGDLFMVGKSSAKKLLNLGIYTIGDLAKSNPDLLYTHLKSHGLLIWNYANGMDHSLVSKESDPVKGIGNSTTIPFDVEDEKTAKLILLSLCESVCMRLRQSNLSSELVHIKIKTNNFHSYSHQKKLLYGSNITHTIYQEVCLLFDEVWDKEPIRQLGVRVSNLNASTKEQLNLFDTTHKEKLQRLDDSIDSIRKKYGNEAILRGCFINAPIKPFVGGMPTKDYPIMSSLL; encoded by the coding sequence ATGCATTCTAAAGTCATTTTTCATATTGATGTTAATTCTGCTTATTTAAGTTGGGAAGCTACTTCCCGCCTTCAAAACGGGCACTCCCTAGACCTTCGCACAATACCTTCTGCTATTGGTGGTGATGTAGATAAACGCCGTGGTATTATTTTAGCAAAGTCTATTCCTGCAAAAAAATATAATATTAAAACTGGTGAATCTTTAATGGAAGCCTTCAAAAAGTGTCCTGACTTAAAGGTTGTTCCACCTAATTATGATTTATATATGCAGTGCAGCAATGCAATGGTTCATATTTTAAAAGATTATTCTCCATTTATCCAACGTTATAGTGTGGATGAGTGTTTTTTAGATTATAGCAATATGGATGAACACTTTGGCTCTCCTGTGCAAGCTGCTACTACCATTCAAACTAGAATTTATAACGCATTAGGCTTTACTGTTAATATCGGTATTTCTTCCAATAAATTACTGGCTAAAATGGCTTCTGATTTTCAAAAACCGAACTTAGTACACACACTCTTTCCAGAAGAAATCGAAAAAAAAATGTGGCCTTTGCCTATTGGGGATTTATTTATGGTTGGAAAATCTAGCGCAAAAAAACTTTTAAACTTAGGCATTTATACCATTGGTGATTTGGCAAAATCTAATCCTGATTTATTATACACACATTTAAAAAGTCACGGTCTTCTTATTTGGAATTATGCTAATGGCATGGACCATTCTCTGGTTTCAAAAGAGAGTGATCCTGTTAAAGGCATTGGCAATTCCACGACCATACCCTTTGATGTAGAAGACGAAAAAACAGCAAAATTAATCCTTTTATCTTTATGCGAAAGTGTATGTATGCGACTAAGACAATCTAATCTCTCTAGTGAGTTGGTGCATATTAAAATTAAGACAAATAATTTTCATTCCTATTCACACCAAAAGAAATTATTATATGGCTCTAATATAACCCATACCATTTACCAAGAGGTTTGTCTGCTTTTTGATGAAGTATGGGATAAAGAACCCATTCGTCAATTAGGCGTTCGAGTATCCAACCTTAACGCCTCAACAAAAGAACAATTAAATCTGTTTGATACCACCCATAAAGAAAAATTACAACGGTTAGATGATTCTATTGATTCTATTCGAAAAAAATATGGTAATGAAGCAATCCTACGAGGATGTTTTATTAATGCACCTATTAAACCGTTTGTCGGCGGAATGCCTACTAAAGATTATCCCATTATGTCTAGTCTATTATAA
- a CDS encoding flavin reductase family protein: MAKITWKPGNMIYPLPAVLVSCGDKKETFNLITIAWTGTICTNPPMVYISIKPSRHSYDLIKETKDFVINLTTADMVKAVDYCGVKSGKNINKFEITQLTPEKATKVKSPIIKESPVNIECILKDIVTLGSHDMFIAEVVAVNVEDEYIDENGKFHLDKTNPICYSHGGYFDLGNKLGTFGYSITKKKNKRKSNKKAKKS, encoded by the coding sequence ATGGCAAAAATAACTTGGAAACCAGGAAATATGATTTATCCATTACCAGCTGTTTTAGTAAGCTGCGGTGATAAAAAGGAAACGTTTAATCTTATAACCATTGCTTGGACAGGAACCATTTGTACCAATCCACCCATGGTATATATTTCTATAAAACCCAGTAGACATTCTTATGACCTTATAAAAGAAACAAAAGATTTTGTTATCAATCTTACAACGGCAGATATGGTTAAAGCGGTTGATTATTGCGGTGTTAAATCGGGGAAAAATATAAATAAGTTTGAAATAACTCAGTTAACGCCAGAAAAAGCTACAAAAGTAAAATCGCCAATCATAAAAGAAAGTCCTGTTAATATAGAATGCATTTTAAAAGATATTGTAACCTTAGGTTCACATGATATGTTTATTGCTGAAGTAGTAGCGGTGAATGTAGAAGATGAGTATATTGATGAAAATGGAAAATTTCACTTGGATAAAACCAATCCAATTTGTTATTCTCATGGTGGGTATTTTGATTTAGGGAATAAATTGGGCACATTTGGCTATTCAATTACAAAGAAAAAAAACAAAAGAAAAAGCAATAAAAAAGCTAAAAAGTCATAA
- a CDS encoding CBS domain-containing protein, translated as MDIKEIMTTNIVSVPENTSLKDIAKKMSDTGVGSILVIENNALNGIITDRDIVTRGLASDKDINTLTACDVMTKNVITASINEDLDHVIDLMSDHQVKRIPIMDSNEVKGVVSLGDMSQTYILEDDAGEVLHDITEKSFNQ; from the coding sequence ATGGATATAAAAGAAATTATGACCACTAATATTGTTAGTGTCCCTGAAAATACTTCTTTAAAAGACATTGCAAAAAAAATGTCCGATACCGGCGTTGGTTCTATTTTAGTTATAGAAAACAATGCCTTAAATGGAATTATTACCGACAGAGACATTGTAACTAGAGGACTTGCTTCTGACAAGGATATTAATACCCTAACAGCTTGTGATGTGATGACAAAAAACGTTATTACAGCTAGTATAAATGAAGATTTAGACCATGTTATTGATTTAATGTCTGATCATCAAGTTAAGCGTATTCCAATTATGGATAGCAATGAAGTTAAAGGCGTTGTTTCTTTAGGTGATATGTCTCAAACTTATATACTAGAAGATGATGCGGGAGAAGTTCTACACGATATTACTGAAAAAAGCTTTAATCAATAA
- a CDS encoding AI-2E family transporter — MKNNNRFEFNKKYFTISIYAFFVIILALLFFRIISNWSSTLDFFGSAFNILSPFLIAFLIAYLLLPIINWVEKNIVSKLKLKKHTINNLKIKRVLSILMVYIFLFAFLSLTLIYVIPQITYSINEIIDKLPSYYNEIYYILNRTIENIFEHYPRVDIYTLQHTLNNFIPNIFEEAQNLLPRLFGISLSIVSGFINILLAFVISFYLLTEKEAFILKSKKVIFAFLPPNQAKNTIDILKNCHRIFSRFVIGKALDSLIIGILCFVVLFIFRIPYALLLSFIIGITNMIPYFGPFIGAIPGVLILLIINPMQAFWFALIILALQQFDGLYLGPKILGDSTGLSPFWVIFSIIVGGAIFGVIGMFLGVPVFAVLSYLFDKLINKKLLQKEVTLDHKN; from the coding sequence ATGAAAAATAATAACCGATTTGAGTTTAACAAAAAGTATTTTACCATTAGTATTTATGCATTCTTTGTTATTATATTAGCTTTATTATTTTTCCGAATCATTTCTAACTGGTCATCCACGTTAGACTTCTTTGGTTCTGCATTCAATATTTTATCACCATTCTTAATTGCTTTTTTAATCGCTTATTTGTTGTTACCCATTATTAATTGGGTTGAAAAAAACATTGTCTCTAAATTAAAGTTAAAAAAACATACCATAAATAATTTAAAAATCAAACGTGTCTTATCCATATTAATGGTTTACATTTTTTTATTTGCTTTTCTATCTTTAACACTAATTTATGTGATTCCACAAATAACCTACAGTATAAACGAAATTATAGACAAATTACCTTCATATTATAATGAAATTTATTATATTCTAAATAGAACCATCGAAAATATATTTGAACATTATCCAAGAGTGGATATTTATACCCTGCAACATACCCTTAACAATTTTATTCCCAACATTTTTGAAGAAGCTCAAAACTTACTGCCTAGATTATTTGGTATTTCTCTTTCTATTGTTTCTGGATTTATAAACATACTATTGGCTTTTGTTATTTCATTTTATTTATTAACGGAAAAAGAAGCTTTTATATTAAAAAGTAAGAAAGTAATATTTGCTTTTTTACCACCTAACCAAGCAAAAAACACCATAGATATATTAAAGAATTGTCATCGAATTTTTTCTAGGTTTGTTATTGGCAAAGCTTTGGATTCACTAATTATTGGCATTCTTTGCTTTGTTGTTCTTTTTATTTTTAGAATTCCTTATGCCTTATTACTAAGTTTTATTATCGGCATTACCAATATGATTCCTTATTTTGGACCTTTTATTGGTGCCATTCCAGGCGTGTTAATTTTGTTAATCATCAATCCTATGCAAGCTTTTTGGTTTGCATTAATTATCTTAGCTTTACAACAATTTGATGGTCTATATTTGGGACCAAAAATACTTGGTGATTCCACAGGATTATCTCCTTTTTGGGTAATCTTTTCTATAATTGTTGGAGGCGCTATTTTCGGCGTTATTGGTATGTTCTTAGGCGTTCCTGTTTTTGCTGTCCTTTCATACCTTTTTGATAAATTAATTAATAAAAAATTACTTCAAAAAGAAGTAACTCTAGATCATAAAAATTAA
- the trxA gene encoding thioredoxin — protein MSLAFTDSNFENEVLNSDVPVLVDFYADWCGPCKMMSPVIDELAQDFEGKAKVGKLNVDQNGTIAQKYKVMSIPTLLLIKNGEVVDTMVGAIPKQQLEEKINAHV, from the coding sequence ATGTCACTAGCATTCACAGATTCAAATTTTGAAAATGAGGTATTAAATTCAGATGTACCAGTTTTAGTTGATTTTTATGCGGATTGGTGCGGCCCTTGTAAAATGATGTCACCAGTAATAGATGAATTGGCACAAGATTTTGAAGGAAAAGCAAAAGTAGGAAAATTAAATGTAGATCAAAATGGTACAATTGCTCAAAAGTATAAGGTAATGAGTATTCCAACGTTGCTATTAATTAAAAATGGTGAAGTTGTCGACACTATGGTTGGCGCAATACCCAAGCAACAGTTAGAAGAAAAAATTAATGCACACGTATAA
- a CDS encoding CPBP family intramembrane glutamic endopeptidase — protein MGAIKKVNRLFLVIICLNVIVSFLYMDILYLLNLESTILVQILFPQLVLLLLPTVIYLFLNKTQLKEILRINPINLLDCFLIILFSLFIFPVGSFLNVLSQLFVANHIEGVLLDITSLPFVLSLTIIAIVPSITEELLCRGVLYQSYRKVSIVKAGLLSSFLFGVIHMNLNQFLYAFVLGFIFILLVEATNSIFSSIIAHFTINTIPITALYLLSQYDTMQMSMPTETVDADIIISLIGIFVLMLFTLPIAVFIFYIIAKRNNTLEHIKSIFNTNKNKSSADPTMLIPKKENLLTWHIYICIFLFIGFSLLIELL, from the coding sequence ATGGGAGCAATAAAAAAAGTCAATAGATTATTTTTGGTTATCATTTGTCTCAACGTTATAGTGTCTTTTTTGTATATGGACATCCTTTATTTATTAAATTTAGAGAGTACGATTCTTGTACAAATTTTATTTCCTCAACTTGTGCTGTTATTATTACCTACTGTCATTTATCTCTTTCTAAATAAAACACAACTCAAAGAAATTTTAAGAATTAATCCCATTAATTTATTGGATTGTTTTTTGATTATTTTATTTAGTTTATTCATTTTTCCTGTCGGTTCTTTTTTAAATGTTTTATCTCAACTCTTTGTTGCAAATCATATAGAAGGCGTGTTATTAGATATTACATCTTTACCTTTTGTATTATCTTTAACTATAATTGCTATTGTACCTTCTATTACAGAAGAACTATTATGTAGAGGTGTTTTATATCAAAGTTATCGTAAAGTAAGTATTGTAAAAGCTGGCTTATTAAGTAGTTTTTTATTTGGTGTTATACATATGAATTTAAATCAATTTTTATATGCCTTTGTACTTGGATTTATTTTTATATTATTAGTAGAAGCAACCAATTCTATATTTTCTTCTATAATTGCTCATTTTACTATTAATACTATACCTATAACTGCACTTTACTTACTATCTCAGTATGATACTATGCAAATGTCTATGCCTACTGAAACCGTGGATGCTGATATCATTATTTCTCTTATTGGTATCTTTGTATTAATGTTATTTACTTTACCTATAGCTGTTTTTATCTTTTATATTATTGCAAAGCGCAATAATACACTAGAACATATAAAGTCTATTTTTAATACCAATAAAAACAAATCCTCTGCTGACCCAACAATGCTTATACCTAAAAAAGAAAACTTGCTCACTTGGCATATTTATATATGTATTTTTCTTTTTATTGGTTTTAGTCTGCTAATAGAACTTTTATAA
- a CDS encoding MgtC/SapB family protein gives MFSLAGYVDNGILLEAFFRLVLASIIGGLVGYERERKNHAAGLRTHLIVCLASCLIMILAMIWHMSSEELDTSRIAQGVISGIGFLGAGTILRDGNKVRGLTTAASIWMVACIGLIVGSGLYSIGIVATIIVIFALMALGKVERTFIKKLNKLYVRVEVEDVKSVIKAIYAILEKNELSIEIFEIEKDPPLINFQVIMYQTRKQPKFLEEITELEGVQSANIIKKY, from the coding sequence ATGTTTTCTTTAGCAGGTTATGTAGACAATGGTATTTTGTTAGAGGCTTTTTTTAGGTTAGTACTTGCCAGTATAATAGGTGGGTTAGTGGGATATGAACGAGAAAGAAAAAACCATGCAGCAGGATTGAGAACCCATCTTATTGTATGTTTAGCAAGTTGTTTAATTATGATTCTTGCCATGATTTGGCATATGTCTTCTGAAGAACTGGATACAAGTAGAATTGCTCAAGGCGTTATTAGCGGGATTGGATTTTTAGGAGCAGGAACGATTTTAAGAGATGGAAACAAAGTAAGAGGATTAACCACAGCAGCTAGTATATGGATGGTAGCTTGTATTGGTTTGATTGTAGGAAGCGGTTTGTACTCTATAGGTATTGTTGCTACAATTATTGTGATTTTTGCATTAATGGCTTTAGGAAAAGTGGAAAGAACCTTTATTAAGAAATTAAATAAATTATATGTACGCGTTGAAGTAGAAGATGTAAAATCTGTTATTAAAGCCATATATGCTATTTTAGAAAAAAATGAATTAAGTATTGAGATTTTTGAAATTGAAAAGGATCCGCCTCTAATTAATTTTCAAGTGATTATGTACCAAACACGAAAACAACCTAAGTTTTTAGAAGAAATAACAGAATTAGAAGGCGTTCAATCCGCTAATATCATTAAAAAATATTAA
- the trmB gene encoding tRNA (guanosine(46)-N7)-methyltransferase TrmB: MRLRNVKGAKELLANHDKVIEEPWLYKGKWRELFQNDNPIHIEIGMGRGKFVTTLAQQNDHINYIGIEKYSSLVAKAIYKLDRVEKSNAMIIRMDAHKIEEVFQMNEINEIYLNFSDPWPKDRHAKRRLTHSNFLNKYSRILTKNGAVCFKTDNKDLFDFSLSEFKKNQWLLKNITYNLHHSDFEGNVMTEYEERFLKMGKPIYRVEALQKQ, translated from the coding sequence ATGAGACTTAGAAATGTAAAAGGAGCTAAAGAACTTTTAGCCAATCACGATAAAGTAATAGAAGAACCTTGGTTGTATAAAGGAAAATGGAGAGAACTCTTTCAAAATGATAACCCCATTCACATTGAAATAGGAATGGGAAGAGGAAAATTTGTAACAACGTTGGCGCAGCAAAATGACCATATTAATTATATTGGCATTGAAAAATACTCTAGTTTAGTAGCCAAAGCCATTTACAAGTTAGATAGGGTAGAAAAAAGTAACGCAATGATTATTAGAATGGATGCTCATAAGATAGAAGAAGTTTTTCAGATGAATGAAATAAATGAAATATACTTAAATTTTTCAGATCCTTGGCCTAAAGATAGACATGCTAAAAGAAGATTAACCCATAGTAATTTTCTAAATAAATACAGTCGTATATTGACTAAAAATGGAGCTGTATGTTTTAAAACAGATAACAAAGATTTATTTGATTTTTCTCTGAGTGAATTCAAAAAGAATCAATGGTTGCTTAAAAATATTACATATAATCTACACCATTCGGACTTTGAAGGAAATGTTATGACAGAATATGAAGAGCGTTTTTTAAAAATGGGTAAACCCATTTATAGAGTAGAAGCGTTGCAAAAACAATAA
- the uvsE gene encoding UV DNA damage repair endonuclease UvsE, which translates to MIVRIGYVAKSLNLPKVTASSTVTFSYYNKLSEEEKLNKLKKVTASNLEDLKTIIHYNIKNNIHFYRLTSNLVPLATHPDVKNWDFFTIFKEEFKSIGKHINDNHMRVDTHPDQFNVINSHREEVFQNTKTNLQIQHNVLKHLNIKDPKMILHIGGGVGGKEKAMERFVNQFKKLPDCIQKNILLENDDKVYNVVDTLNLCNELNIPMVLDVHHHKCNGKSDIHLEQYIEKILLTWQYDNLPPKIHLSSPRDFLNDRKHSDYIAIDDFYDVIRLFKEYKKDFDIMLEAKQKDLALFKLVKDIKRTEPSWQWKDESTLNII; encoded by the coding sequence TTGATTGTTCGTATAGGGTATGTTGCTAAATCATTAAATTTACCAAAGGTAACAGCTTCAAGTACAGTAACTTTTTCTTATTATAATAAACTGTCAGAAGAAGAAAAATTAAATAAACTTAAAAAAGTAACCGCATCAAATTTAGAGGATTTAAAAACAATAATTCACTATAATATTAAAAATAACATTCATTTTTATAGGCTCACTTCAAACTTAGTACCATTAGCAACTCATCCAGATGTGAAAAATTGGGACTTTTTTACGATTTTTAAAGAAGAGTTTAAATCAATTGGAAAACACATTAATGATAATCATATGCGAGTAGATACTCATCCAGATCAATTTAATGTGATTAATTCTCATCGAGAAGAAGTATTTCAAAATACTAAAACAAATTTACAAATTCAACACAATGTACTAAAGCACCTAAATATCAAGGATCCTAAAATGATTCTTCATATAGGTGGAGGCGTAGGTGGAAAAGAAAAGGCAATGGAAAGATTTGTTAATCAGTTTAAAAAGTTACCAGACTGTATACAAAAAAACATATTATTAGAGAATGATGATAAGGTATATAATGTAGTAGATACACTCAATTTATGCAATGAACTCAATATACCAATGGTTCTAGATGTGCATCATCATAAGTGCAATGGGAAAAGTGATATACATTTAGAGCAATATATAGAAAAAATATTATTGACTTGGCAATACGACAATTTACCACCTAAAATACACCTGTCTTCACCAAGAGATTTTTTAAATGATAGAAAACATTCAGATTATATAGCTATTGATGATTTTTATGATGTTATTAGGTTATTTAAAGAGTATAAAAAGGATTTTGATATTATGTTAGAAGCAAAGCAAAAGGATTTGGCTTTATTTAAATTAGTGAAAGATATTAAAAGAACAGAACCTAGCTGGCAGTGGAAAGATGAAAGCACCTTAAACATAATTTAA
- a CDS encoding DUF3881 family protein, with translation MYRYLSSIGFRNYKSKKSYSKLLDSAILEPTQKMISNFGEDILKVELIKEVGERIGFLIRGELDEFDETIIDLVIPYFKGKYILDTNEVDIEKINEKDEYYVSCEENYSGMPLSFYLQNVTEYLSVENKKDIFIEGISLSGYSEEANVLLPIEKDEIEEVLEEEEEKFRIELMKAARNGDEEAIDLLALEEEEIAYIIEERLKNEDVLSIVEGYFMPYGLKGDEYSVLATIKEVKEVKNGITGEDVFLLSLKCLGLSFEVCINKEHLTGYPEQGRRFKGIIWLQGNVIFTR, from the coding sequence ATGTACAGATATCTTTCCTCTATAGGTTTTAGAAATTATAAAAGTAAGAAGTCCTATAGTAAACTATTAGATTCAGCCATATTAGAACCAACCCAAAAAATGATATCCAATTTTGGAGAGGATATCTTAAAAGTAGAATTAATTAAAGAGGTAGGAGAAAGAATAGGTTTTTTAATAAGAGGAGAATTAGATGAATTTGATGAAACCATTATTGACTTGGTCATTCCCTACTTTAAAGGTAAGTATATATTAGATACCAATGAAGTTGATATAGAGAAAATCAATGAGAAAGATGAATATTATGTTTCATGCGAAGAAAATTACTCAGGTATGCCTCTTTCATTTTATCTTCAAAATGTGACAGAGTACTTAAGTGTTGAAAATAAAAAAGATATATTTATTGAAGGCATTTCTTTAAGCGGTTATAGTGAAGAGGCAAATGTTTTACTACCCATTGAAAAGGATGAAATTGAAGAAGTTTTAGAAGAGGAAGAAGAAAAGTTTAGAATAGAGTTGATGAAAGCAGCGCGTAATGGAGACGAGGAAGCAATAGATTTATTGGCTTTAGAGGAAGAGGAAATCGCTTATATTATTGAAGAAAGGTTAAAAAATGAAGATGTATTAAGCATAGTAGAGGGTTATTTTATGCCTTATGGTTTAAAAGGTGATGAGTATTCAGTCCTTGCTACCATAAAAGAAGTGAAAGAAGTGAAAAATGGCATAACAGGTGAAGATGTTTTTTTATTAAGCTTAAAGTGCTTAGGTCTTAGCTTTGAAGTTTGTATTAATAAAGAGCATTTAACAGGTTATCCAGAACAAGGCAGACGATTTAAAGGGATTATATGGCTTCAAGGCAATGTAATCTTTACAAGATAA
- a CDS encoding ArsR/SmtB family transcription factor, protein MDASRFNRTADILKVLGHPVRLCIVHGLVKQETCNVSYIQSCLNIPQSTVSQHMSKLKSAGIIEGTRKGLEIVYRVVDEDAFKIIETLYPGCK, encoded by the coding sequence GTGGATGCTTCAAGATTTAATAGAACAGCAGATATTTTAAAGGTTTTAGGCCATCCTGTGCGCTTATGTATTGTCCATGGACTTGTAAAACAAGAAACTTGTAATGTTTCTTATATCCAAAGCTGTTTGAATATTCCTCAATCAACTGTATCACAACATATGAGTAAATTAAAATCTGCAGGAATAATCGAGGGTACTAGAAAAGGCTTAGAAATTGTATATAGAGTTGTAGATGAAGATGCATTTAAAATAATTGAAACTTTATATCCCGGTTGTAAATAA